In Halopseudomonas nanhaiensis, a single window of DNA contains:
- a CDS encoding heavy metal response regulator transcription factor has translation MKILVAEDEPKTGIYLKQGLTEAGFTVDLVTNGTDAAHQALGEQYDLLVLDVMMPGLDGWQVLEKVRTAGGETPALFLTARDRVEDRVKGLELGADDYLVKPFAFSELLARVRSLLRRGNGGTVQTILTIEDLQLDLLKRRVERGGRRIDLTAKEFMLLELLLRRRGEVLSKSLIASKVWDINFDSDTNIIEVAIRRLRAKIDDEFPVKLIHTVRGMGYFIDGTGPA, from the coding sequence GTGAAAATTCTAGTTGCCGAAGACGAACCGAAAACGGGCATTTACCTTAAACAGGGCTTGACCGAAGCCGGGTTCACCGTGGATCTGGTTACCAACGGGACGGATGCGGCCCATCAGGCGCTCGGTGAACAGTACGATCTACTTGTGCTCGATGTGATGATGCCAGGACTAGACGGCTGGCAAGTACTCGAAAAGGTGCGTACCGCAGGCGGGGAAACCCCTGCGTTGTTTCTCACTGCCAGAGATCGGGTTGAGGATAGAGTGAAAGGCCTTGAGCTGGGCGCAGACGACTATCTCGTTAAACCATTTGCGTTCTCCGAACTCCTTGCTCGGGTCAGGTCGCTGCTACGTCGAGGAAACGGCGGCACCGTTCAGACGATCCTTACCATCGAGGATTTGCAATTGGATCTCCTCAAGCGAAGAGTGGAGCGCGGTGGGCGGCGGATCGATCTGACTGCCAAGGAATTCATGCTGCTCGAACTGCTGCTTCGCCGACGCGGCGAAGTGTTGTCCAAATCGCTGATCGCCTCGAAAGTGTGGGACATCAATTTCGATAGCGACACCAATATCATTGAGGTGGCTATTCGCCGGCTACGGGCAAAAATTGACGATGAGTTTCCAGTCAAGTTGATCCATACCGTGCGAGGCATGGGCTATTTTATCGACGGAACGGGCCCTGCTTAG
- a CDS encoding four-helix bundle copper-binding protein, which translates to MMNAKFQSCIQACSNCAIVCQTCSAACLGEDDVKMMALCIKLDMDCAEICQLAANFMARDSEYAADICRLCAQICRACGEECKKHEADHCQRCAEACMACADECERMAG; encoded by the coding sequence ATGATGAATGCCAAATTTCAATCCTGCATCCAGGCCTGTAGCAACTGCGCGATCGTTTGCCAGACATGTTCGGCTGCGTGCCTAGGCGAAGACGATGTGAAAATGATGGCTCTGTGCATCAAGCTGGACATGGATTGCGCCGAAATTTGCCAGCTCGCTGCCAACTTTATGGCTCGAGACAGCGAGTACGCCGCAGACATCTGCCGCCTCTGCGCTCAGATCTGCCGGGCCTGTGGCGAAGAGTGCAAAAAACATGAAGCTGACCATTGCCAACGCTGCGCAGAAGCCTGCATGGCCTGCGCCGATGAATGCGAACGGATGGCTGGCTAA
- a CDS encoding copper resistance system multicopper oxidase — protein MQYKTSRRTFVKGLVATGLFGGLGLWRSPVWALTSPGQPTVLAGTEFDLVIGETPVNITGNPRTALTINGTIPGPLLRWREGDTVTLRVANRLQEDTSIHWHGIILPANMDGVPGLSFHGIAPDGMYEYKFQVNQHGTYWYHSHSGFQEQAGVYGPLVIDAKEPEPFEYDRDYVVMLTDWTDESSDEIMAKLKKQSDYYNFHQRTVADFIRDAKQDGLGATLADRKMWAQMKMSPTDLADVSGYTYTYLMNGLAPNGNWTGLFKPGEKLRLRFINGSAMSYFDVRIPGLKMTVVAADGLHVEPVSVDEFRIAVAETYDVIVEPEQEQAYTIFAQSMDRTGFARGTLAVREGLSAPVPETDPRPELSMQDMGMDHGSMAGMSHDSNQPMSDMDHAQMGHGSMDHGQMGAMDHGAMGAMQQHPATEEGNPLVDMQTMTPTPRLDDPGLGLRDNGRRTLTYGDLRSAFPDPDGREPSRTIELHLTGHMERFSWSFDGVEFSDAEPLRLTYGERVRITLVNDTMMTHPIHLHGMWSDLEDENGDFLVRKHTIDMPPGSRRSYRVTADALGRWAYHCHLLFHMEMGMFREVRVDERA, from the coding sequence ATGCAATACAAGACGTCGAGACGAACCTTTGTGAAGGGATTAGTCGCAACAGGACTGTTCGGGGGCCTTGGGCTGTGGAGATCTCCAGTCTGGGCATTGACCAGTCCCGGCCAGCCAACCGTCCTTGCCGGAACCGAATTCGACCTGGTCATTGGCGAAACGCCTGTGAACATCACGGGCAACCCGCGGACTGCGCTCACCATCAATGGGACGATTCCTGGCCCTTTGCTGCGCTGGCGGGAGGGCGATACGGTCACCTTGCGGGTGGCCAATCGGCTCCAAGAAGACACATCCATTCATTGGCATGGAATCATTCTCCCAGCGAATATGGATGGCGTCCCAGGCCTGAGCTTCCATGGCATCGCTCCGGACGGAATGTACGAGTATAAATTTCAAGTAAACCAGCACGGCACCTACTGGTACCACAGTCATTCAGGTTTTCAGGAACAGGCCGGGGTTTATGGTCCGTTGGTCATCGACGCTAAAGAACCAGAGCCATTTGAGTACGACCGCGACTACGTCGTCATGCTGACAGACTGGACGGACGAGAGCTCGGACGAAATCATGGCCAAGCTGAAAAAGCAGTCCGATTATTACAACTTCCATCAGCGTACCGTCGCTGACTTCATTCGAGATGCCAAGCAGGACGGGCTGGGCGCGACGCTCGCCGACCGCAAGATGTGGGCGCAGATGAAGATGAGCCCAACAGACCTGGCTGATGTGAGTGGCTACACCTACACCTATCTCATGAATGGCCTAGCGCCGAACGGCAACTGGACGGGATTGTTCAAGCCCGGCGAGAAGCTTCGTCTGCGCTTTATTAACGGTTCGGCCATGAGCTACTTCGACGTTCGTATTCCAGGGCTAAAGATGACTGTGGTGGCCGCAGACGGGCTCCACGTCGAGCCGGTTAGCGTTGACGAATTTCGCATCGCGGTGGCCGAGACTTATGACGTAATCGTCGAGCCTGAGCAGGAACAGGCGTACACCATCTTCGCTCAGTCGATGGATCGCACGGGGTTCGCTCGTGGCACCCTAGCCGTTCGCGAGGGCTTGAGCGCACCCGTTCCCGAGACAGATCCCAGGCCTGAATTAAGCATGCAGGACATGGGAATGGATCACGGAAGTATGGCCGGGATGAGTCATGACTCTAACCAGCCGATGTCTGACATGGACCATGCCCAGATGGGGCACGGCTCGATGGACCACGGTCAGATGGGAGCAATGGATCATGGGGCCATGGGTGCAATGCAGCAGCATCCCGCCACCGAAGAGGGAAATCCTCTGGTCGATATGCAGACCATGACGCCGACGCCAAGGTTGGATGACCCGGGGCTTGGGTTACGCGACAACGGCCGACGTACTTTGACTTATGGCGACCTGAGAAGCGCCTTCCCCGATCCGGACGGGCGCGAGCCGAGCAGAACCATCGAACTGCATCTTACCGGTCATATGGAACGGTTCTCGTGGTCGTTCGATGGCGTCGAGTTTTCCGATGCAGAGCCGCTGCGTCTTACTTACGGTGAGCGAGTCCGCATTACTCTGGTCAACGACACGATGATGACCCACCCGATCCACTTGCATGGAATGTGGAGTGACCTGGAAGACGAAAACGGCGACTTCCTTGTACGCAAACACACGATCGACATGCCACCGGGCTCCAGGCGCAGTTATCGCGTCACGGCCGATGCATTGGGCCGCTGGGCCTATCATTGTCATCTGCTGTTCCATATGGAAATGGGCATGTTCCGTGAAGTCCGTGTTGATGAACGAGCCTGA
- a CDS encoding copper resistance protein B, translated as MDHGSMQNGDMDHSQMDHGSMQNGDMDHSQMDHGSMQHGDMDHSQMDHGSMQHGDMDHSQMDHGSMQNGDMDHSQMDHGSMQHGDMDHSQMDHGSMQHGDMDPSYGEPIQSNTHGVHDVNEIAQPSFIPALTDADRAAAFPAIQGHTVHDKMPYAFLLFDQLEYQDADAGSALAWELGGWWGGDVDRIWLRSEGERTNGVTEEAEVHVLAGHAIGPWWELVAGVRQDFKPGSPQTWAAVGVQGMALYGLEVEATAYLGEAGQTAARLEAEYDVLLTNRLVLQSVAELNFQGKDDARRGTGSGLSEAEVGLRLRYEIVREFAPYVGVSWGRSYGQTADFAREEGEEIESARFVAGIRMWF; from the coding sequence ATGGACCACGGTTCGATGCAGAACGGTGATATGGATCACAGCCAGATGGACCACGGTTCGATGCAGAACGGTGATATGGATCATAGCCAGATGGACCACGGTTCGATGCAGCACGGCGATATGGATCACAGCCAGATGGACCACGGTTCGATGCAGCACGGCGATATGGACCACAGCCAGATGGACCACGGTTCGATGCAGAACGGTGATATGGATCATAGCCAGATGGACCACGGTTCGATGCAGCACGGCGATATGGATCACAGCCAGATGGACCACGGTTCGATGCAGCACGGCGATATGGACCCCAGCTACGGTGAGCCAATACAAAGCAACACGCATGGCGTTCACGACGTAAATGAAATTGCCCAGCCATCATTTATTCCGGCCTTGACTGATGCTGACCGCGCTGCTGCATTTCCGGCCATTCAAGGCCACACGGTCCACGACAAGATGCCTTACGCTTTCCTTCTGTTCGATCAGCTTGAGTATCAGGATGCTGATGCAGGCAGTGCGCTGGCGTGGGAGCTTGGCGGATGGTGGGGAGGAGACGTTGACCGAATCTGGTTGCGCTCCGAGGGCGAGCGTACCAACGGCGTCACAGAAGAAGCCGAGGTGCACGTGTTGGCGGGACATGCTATCGGTCCCTGGTGGGAGCTAGTCGCCGGCGTCAGGCAGGACTTCAAACCGGGCTCACCCCAAACCTGGGCGGCGGTTGGTGTGCAAGGAATGGCATTGTACGGCTTGGAAGTTGAAGCCACCGCTTACCTGGGCGAAGCCGGTCAAACGGCTGCTCGGCTGGAAGCAGAATATGACGTTCTGCTGACAAACCGTCTGGTTTTGCAGTCAGTGGCGGAGCTGAATTTTCAGGGCAAGGATGATGCCAGGAGAGGCACTGGCTCTGGCTTAAGCGAGGCCGAAGTCGGCTTGCGCCTCCGCTATGAGATTGTTCGTGAGTTCGCACCCTATGTCGGCGTTAGCTGGGGTAGAAGCTATGGGCAAACAGCTGACTTTGCCCGAGAGGAAGGCGAAGAAATCGAGTCGGCGCGCTTCGTCGCTGGCATCAGGATGTGGTTTTAG
- a CDS encoding c-type cytochrome, with amino-acid sequence MKKIVGTLVVALAVFASAVAGAVYFGVVSVAADEPHAEIVHGFLEAARNRSIAVRAESIEVPNLEGADKVQAGSGNYDAMCVSCHLKPGQTASELSKGLYPSPPNLTQTGVSGDPARTFWVIKHGIKASGMPAWGRSMEDRYIWEMVAFLGELPSLSAEEYRKLVAASGGHSHGGGETAPHGDHHSGEQGADGHAEDHHGAAEGGQPSQMQPNTHIHADGKEHLHEH; translated from the coding sequence ATGAAAAAGATAGTGGGCACGTTAGTGGTGGCGTTAGCAGTGTTCGCGAGCGCTGTCGCCGGAGCTGTGTATTTTGGCGTGGTTAGTGTAGCGGCGGACGAGCCGCACGCAGAGATTGTGCATGGTTTTCTTGAGGCGGCTCGGAACCGGTCCATAGCGGTTCGCGCGGAGTCGATCGAAGTTCCCAATCTCGAAGGTGCCGATAAGGTGCAGGCAGGCTCGGGTAACTACGATGCGATGTGTGTCAGTTGCCATCTCAAGCCAGGACAGACCGCGTCGGAGCTTAGCAAGGGGCTGTATCCGTCTCCGCCCAACTTGACTCAGACCGGAGTCAGTGGGGACCCCGCGAGAACATTTTGGGTCATCAAACATGGCATCAAGGCTTCCGGCATGCCCGCCTGGGGACGAAGCATGGAAGATCGGTACATCTGGGAAATGGTGGCATTTTTGGGCGAGTTACCGTCCCTGAGCGCTGAGGAGTACCGGAAGTTAGTTGCCGCCAGTGGAGGCCACTCGCATGGTGGAGGCGAAACCGCACCACACGGTGATCATCATAGCGGCGAACAAGGAGCGGATGGCCACGCAGAGGACCATCACGGCGCGGCTGAAGGCGGTCAGCCTTCCCAAATGCAGCCGAATACACACATCCATGCCGATGGCAAGGAACATTTACATGAGCATTAA
- a CDS encoding DUF411 domain-containing protein — protein MSIKPSKAWSAIPPLFFAAIHAYASSPQLTVEVHRDANCGCCKSWISYMESKGFEVIDRVEQDMIKVKSDLQVPRHLASCHTATLNGRFIEGHVPAAQVIELSKRSDLAGIAVPGMPAGSPGMEVPGIAHPYEVIGVSVGEEKVIATYP, from the coding sequence ATGAGCATTAAGCCCAGCAAAGCCTGGTCAGCGATACCTCCCCTGTTCTTCGCAGCCATCCATGCTTACGCGTCGTCTCCACAGCTTACCGTCGAGGTCCACCGAGACGCCAATTGTGGCTGTTGCAAGAGTTGGATCTCGTACATGGAGTCGAAGGGCTTTGAAGTGATCGACCGAGTCGAGCAAGACATGATCAAGGTCAAGAGCGATCTGCAGGTACCCCGTCACCTCGCTTCATGTCATACAGCCACCCTCAACGGCCGGTTTATCGAAGGCCATGTTCCGGCTGCGCAAGTCATCGAGCTATCGAAGCGCTCCGACCTGGCAGGTATCGCTGTCCCTGGCATGCCGGCGGGATCGCCGGGAATGGAAGTACCCGGCATTGCGCACCCGTACGAAGTCATTGGAGTGAGTGTTGGAGAAGAAAAGGTCATAGCCACCTACCCGTGA
- a CDS encoding potassium channel family protein, with translation MNYLFLGAGAVLSVLVIADIIKTVFSTRGAGSLSSATIWLVWTPFFAAAKKRGGSKLLEYAGPSMLVSNLGVWIIGLWLGFFLLLMADTGSVVSSSTESPTTPLEKLYYAGFTVATLGVGDYKASADVWRLLTDIAAFAGLAFITTAITYFVQVLSAVTVQNKLSFYVNSMGPTPQDILINSWTGETFDPFYSHVANLNEMLIEHITNHHSFPVIHYFHASDPEMAVIPAIVRLDETCHLLLGAETSGSHERQLALHMLRETLDQYVKMVESGFMSTMRPSSSAPTPDLAPLARQGITLNLAKAMKSGSRRREIMTALLERDGWSWKNVYR, from the coding sequence ATGAACTACTTATTCCTGGGAGCCGGTGCAGTGCTTTCTGTCCTGGTTATTGCAGATATCATCAAAACGGTTTTTTCCACGCGCGGAGCCGGCAGTCTATCTTCAGCAACGATCTGGCTGGTATGGACTCCTTTCTTTGCGGCAGCGAAGAAAAGAGGTGGTTCAAAACTGCTCGAATATGCCGGGCCGAGCATGCTGGTTTCTAATTTGGGAGTCTGGATCATTGGGCTTTGGCTGGGGTTCTTCCTGCTGTTAATGGCGGACACCGGGTCGGTTGTCTCAAGCAGCACCGAGTCGCCGACCACACCGCTTGAGAAGCTGTATTACGCCGGCTTTACGGTCGCCACACTTGGCGTGGGTGACTACAAAGCGTCTGCAGATGTTTGGCGACTGTTGACAGACATCGCGGCTTTCGCCGGTCTCGCATTCATCACGACCGCCATTACCTATTTTGTGCAGGTACTGTCCGCGGTGACTGTGCAAAATAAGCTCAGCTTCTATGTCAACTCCATGGGGCCGACCCCACAAGACATCCTCATCAACAGCTGGACGGGCGAAACGTTTGATCCGTTTTATTCGCACGTAGCGAACCTGAACGAGATGTTGATAGAGCACATCACCAATCATCACTCGTTTCCGGTCATCCATTATTTCCATGCGAGCGATCCGGAAATGGCTGTCATTCCGGCTATCGTCCGGCTAGACGAAACTTGTCATCTGCTTCTCGGCGCTGAGACCTCAGGATCGCATGAGCGACAGCTCGCCTTGCATATGCTGCGGGAAACGCTCGATCAGTACGTGAAAATGGTCGAGAGTGGCTTCATGTCCACCATGAGGCCGTCGAGTAGTGCACCCACCCCCGACCTCGCTCCGCTAGCTAGACAAGGAATCACACTCAATCTAGCTAAAGCCATGAAATCGGGCAGCAGGCGGCGTGAAATAATGACCGCCTTACTGGAACGCGACGGGTGGTCGTGGAAAAACGTGTATCGCTAA
- a CDS encoding formate/nitrite transporter family protein, which yields MRLDYPREEAQKNYHTILEQQTCRAEEELRRPAIALFMSGVTAGLDVGFGPFAMAINSTLFEGVLPTAAITFINANLYSIGFIFVVVGYSALFTEQTASAIQPVLSRRAGAGALLRLWSIVLAANVLGAAVFSAMAAVLGPALGVVDQGVFGDIAHRLLAKPWWVMLVSGVTAGWLMGLLAWLVTACRDTISQIACVWLATMLIGLGGMHHSVAGTVEILMGVFSGEVEDSASYFVFLLWSVIGNAFGGVVFVAGLKYSHIMKSSG from the coding sequence CTGAGACTGGATTATCCGCGCGAAGAGGCGCAGAAGAACTACCACACCATCCTCGAGCAACAAACTTGTCGCGCCGAGGAGGAGCTCAGACGGCCAGCTATCGCGCTGTTCATGTCCGGAGTCACCGCAGGGCTTGATGTCGGGTTTGGCCCGTTTGCGATGGCCATCAATTCAACTTTGTTTGAAGGCGTCTTACCAACCGCTGCGATAACCTTCATCAACGCGAATCTCTATTCGATCGGCTTTATCTTCGTCGTGGTTGGTTACTCGGCCCTGTTTACTGAACAAACCGCTTCAGCTATCCAGCCGGTTCTATCACGTCGGGCAGGCGCAGGGGCGTTGCTACGCCTATGGAGCATTGTGCTGGCTGCGAACGTACTCGGCGCAGCGGTTTTCTCAGCGATGGCGGCCGTGTTAGGCCCGGCACTTGGCGTAGTTGATCAAGGGGTTTTCGGTGACATTGCGCATCGGCTGCTTGCCAAGCCCTGGTGGGTCATGCTGGTTAGCGGTGTGACGGCCGGCTGGCTGATGGGATTACTCGCATGGTTAGTCACCGCTTGCCGCGACACGATAAGCCAGATTGCATGTGTGTGGCTGGCGACCATGCTCATTGGCCTGGGCGGCATGCACCATTCGGTTGCCGGCACCGTGGAGATTTTGATGGGTGTGTTTTCGGGAGAAGTCGAGGACTCAGCCAGTTACTTTGTTTTCTTGCTCTGGTCAGTGATAGGCAACGCCTTTGGCGGCGTGGTCTTTGTGGCCGGACTGAAGTATTCACACATCATGAAAAGCTCTGGGTAG
- a CDS encoding c-type cytochrome, which translates to MRNSVADRADDIEAPPLTDVMVAAGAKRYKAMCQHCHGGPGVEKSEWAKGMLPQPPHLPEVASEWKANEVYWLAKHGVRMSGMPAFGPTHSDDQLWEIAAFVKRLPGMTQDTYASFENSPGHGN; encoded by the coding sequence ATGAGGAATTCGGTCGCTGACAGAGCAGACGACATCGAAGCCCCTCCCCTTACTGACGTTATGGTTGCTGCCGGGGCGAAACGCTACAAGGCAATGTGCCAGCACTGCCACGGCGGACCTGGTGTGGAGAAAAGCGAGTGGGCCAAAGGCATGTTGCCACAGCCGCCGCATCTTCCAGAGGTAGCCTCGGAGTGGAAGGCAAACGAAGTGTATTGGTTAGCGAAACACGGAGTGCGGATGAGCGGGATGCCGGCCTTCGGGCCAACCCATAGCGACGACCAGCTATGGGAAATCGCGGCATTTGTCAAACGCTTGCCCGGCATGACACAGGACACTTATGCCAGCTTTGAAAACTCACCAGGACACGGTAACTGA
- a CDS encoding DUF305 domain-containing protein → MSMSYWRFAAMVATSTIIMYGVMYLNTYAFEHVLWSETRAWMALVMGAVMAVVMLSFMLNMYQKKPINIGIFAGSALLFVAALWLVRSQATIGDAEYMKAMIPHHSIAIMTSKRAQISDPRVRKLADEIIDAQRREISEMKYLIRDLERAD, encoded by the coding sequence ATGAGCATGTCTTATTGGCGTTTCGCAGCAATGGTCGCCACCTCAACGATCATCATGTATGGCGTGATGTACCTCAATACCTACGCGTTTGAACACGTGTTATGGAGCGAAACCCGAGCCTGGATGGCGCTTGTTATGGGTGCTGTCATGGCAGTGGTAATGCTTAGCTTCATGCTCAACATGTACCAGAAAAAGCCGATCAATATTGGCATCTTCGCCGGCAGTGCTTTGCTATTCGTCGCTGCGCTATGGCTAGTCCGCAGCCAGGCCACGATCGGGGACGCAGAGTATATGAAAGCGATGATACCGCACCACTCGATTGCGATCATGACAAGTAAGCGCGCACAGATTTCCGACCCTCGCGTGCGCAAGCTCGCCGACGAGATCATCGATGCGCAACGCCGGGAAATCTCAGAGATGAAATATCTCATTCGCGACTTGGAGAGGGCCGACTGA
- a CDS encoding heavy metal translocating P-type ATPase, which translates to MPEGHGAEFRDPVCGMLVKPDSPYQTHHAGKAFYFCSHKCQVRFDAAPSQYLQPSRPSADADAKKDDNTEYTCPMHPEVRQIGPGSCPICGMALEPVLPDLENESNPELEDFSRRFWGTLPFTVVVTALAMFGHGLDVFHGQSQNWIELALASPVVLWGGLPFFVRGLASVQQRSPNMWTLIGLGTAAAYGYSLVATVLPGLFPTSFSVGGRIGVYYEAAAVIISLTLLGQMMELRARSKTSSAIKALLGLSPKTARRINSDDSEEDIPLEHVHLGNKLRVRPGEKVPVDGVVTEGESAVDESMLTGEPVPVTKRPGDTVIGATLNSHGSLIIEATRVGSETMLSQIVQMVANAQRSKAPMQRMADSVAGYFVIVVVAIAIATFFAWGLFGPDQGWVFGLINAVAVLIIACPCALGLATPMSVMVATGKAANSGVLFRDAAAIENFKKVTTLIVDKTGTLTEGRPVFEHAEGHGEFDAGEVLRLAASLDQGSEHPLAHAIVDYARSQGVELVAPEGFESESGIGVRGQVEGRSLQLGNTALIEGAGIDVSPLKSKAEEWRERGSSVMFLAADGRLAGALAVSDPIKPTSREAVSRLHDEGIRIIMATGDGLTTARAVAKELNIDEVHGEVKPQDKEQLALRLQAEGQFVAMAGDGINDAPALARADVGIAMGTGTDVAMSSAQVTLVKGDLMGILRARSLSVSTVRNMRQNLLFAFMYNGLSIPIAAGVLYPFTGLLLSPMIAAVAMSLSSASVVFNALRLQRE; encoded by the coding sequence ATGCCTGAAGGGCACGGTGCGGAGTTCAGAGACCCTGTTTGCGGCATGCTGGTCAAGCCGGATAGCCCGTACCAAACACATCATGCCGGAAAAGCGTTTTATTTTTGTAGTCATAAATGCCAGGTTCGTTTTGACGCGGCGCCATCGCAATATCTTCAACCCAGCCGCCCAAGCGCAGATGCCGACGCCAAGAAGGACGACAACACAGAGTACACGTGCCCTATGCACCCGGAGGTGCGGCAGATAGGTCCAGGAAGTTGTCCAATATGCGGGATGGCGTTGGAGCCGGTGCTGCCTGATCTGGAAAACGAAAGCAATCCTGAACTTGAGGATTTCTCTCGGCGGTTTTGGGGGACGCTGCCCTTCACAGTGGTTGTCACAGCTCTGGCCATGTTTGGACATGGGCTGGATGTTTTCCACGGGCAATCGCAGAACTGGATTGAGCTTGCGCTGGCTTCGCCAGTAGTGCTGTGGGGCGGCCTGCCGTTCTTCGTTCGGGGTTTGGCCTCGGTGCAACAGCGCAGCCCAAACATGTGGACGTTGATTGGTCTGGGAACGGCTGCAGCGTATGGCTACAGCCTGGTGGCAACAGTGCTACCGGGGCTATTCCCAACCTCCTTCTCCGTGGGTGGGCGCATCGGGGTCTATTACGAAGCCGCCGCAGTGATTATCTCGCTAACACTCCTGGGTCAGATGATGGAGCTGCGCGCACGCTCAAAGACATCATCGGCAATCAAAGCTCTTTTAGGACTCTCTCCCAAAACTGCAAGGCGGATCAATAGTGACGATAGCGAAGAAGACATTCCGCTGGAGCACGTTCATTTAGGCAATAAATTGCGGGTTCGTCCGGGCGAGAAGGTTCCTGTAGACGGGGTGGTCACTGAAGGAGAGAGTGCCGTCGACGAGTCGATGCTGACGGGGGAGCCCGTGCCGGTAACCAAGCGGCCAGGTGACACCGTGATCGGAGCGACCCTCAATTCCCACGGCTCACTGATCATCGAAGCGACCCGTGTCGGTTCTGAAACGATGCTATCCCAGATCGTGCAAATGGTCGCCAATGCACAACGTTCCAAGGCCCCTATGCAGCGCATGGCCGACTCGGTTGCGGGCTATTTTGTAATCGTAGTGGTCGCCATCGCCATCGCTACATTCTTTGCCTGGGGGCTGTTTGGTCCGGATCAAGGCTGGGTATTCGGTTTGATCAACGCTGTCGCGGTATTGATCATCGCTTGCCCTTGCGCATTGGGGCTCGCCACGCCCATGTCCGTCATGGTCGCCACGGGCAAGGCCGCTAACAGCGGGGTGCTGTTCCGCGACGCTGCAGCCATCGAGAACTTCAAAAAGGTTACCACGCTGATCGTCGATAAGACTGGAACCTTGACCGAAGGCCGCCCCGTTTTCGAGCACGCCGAAGGTCACGGGGAGTTCGATGCAGGCGAAGTGCTGCGACTAGCAGCCAGCCTTGATCAGGGGAGTGAACATCCCTTGGCACATGCCATCGTGGATTATGCTCGTTCGCAAGGCGTGGAGTTGGTGGCTCCAGAGGGTTTCGAGTCGGAGTCGGGTATTGGCGTCCGTGGCCAGGTGGAGGGGCGCTCACTTCAGCTCGGCAACACCGCATTGATTGAGGGCGCAGGTATCGACGTCAGCCCTCTCAAATCGAAGGCTGAAGAGTGGCGTGAGCGCGGGAGCAGCGTCATGTTTCTTGCGGCGGATGGTCGCCTCGCCGGTGCCCTGGCTGTCTCTGATCCGATTAAGCCAACATCCAGAGAGGCGGTATCGCGCCTTCATGACGAGGGCATCCGCATCATCATGGCGACAGGAGACGGTTTGACCACCGCGCGAGCGGTAGCGAAAGAGTTAAACATCGACGAAGTCCACGGGGAGGTCAAACCGCAGGACAAGGAGCAGCTTGCGTTGCGCTTACAGGCCGAAGGGCAGTTCGTGGCGATGGCCGGGGATGGCATCAATGACGCACCGGCGTTGGCCCGAGCTGATGTCGGTATCGCCATGGGAACCGGGACGGACGTCGCGATGAGCAGTGCACAGGTGACCCTGGTCAAAGGCGATCTGATGGGAATTTTACGCGCCCGCAGTTTATCGGTCTCCACGGTGCGGAACATGCGACAAAACTTGTTGTTCGCCTTCATGTACAACGGGTTAAGCATCCCTATAGCTGCCGGCGTGCTTTATCCATTTACAGGCTTGCTCCTGTCGCCAATGATCGCAGCGGTAGCGATGAGCTTGAGCTCAGCTTCGGTCGTGTTCAACGCCCTCCGGCTGCAACGCGAGTGA